The following is a genomic window from Butyricimonas faecihominis.
TTCAAGTAAGCGGATGTAATCTATCCAAAGAGAAATATCTGTTATATGATAGCCATTGCGTAAAACTATCTTGTAAGTGTTCCAATACAAATCAAAGTACATTGAATGTTGCAGGAAATAGTTCAAATCAGTTTTCCTGCCTGCCTTGAACATCGTTTCGGCTCTGCTGTCTGTCAACAAGGCTTCGATAAGCCGTGTCGGTTCGATGTCAGCCAATGAGCCTTGCAATCCGTTGCGTCTTAACTTTGGAGTGGCAGAATAATATGGATAGACCTTGCAATCGGCAATCCGTCTGTACACATAGTTGTCTCTCCGTAACTCCAGACAGCCGTCCAAAACAAAAGTATCTGCGTAATGTCCGAGTGTGCGTTTCAATGCCGTTATCTCCGTCTTGCCGTTATCATCCACCCAATAGCGTGCAATCTCCATAGAATAATACTCCGCTTTCTTGCCTTTACGGAAGTTTGCGTTCATAAGAAATACACGCTGTACCTGTAAACCGTCCTGTGTGGCAAGTGTGGAATAATACGCTTTGTCCTTGAATGTCCTGCACTTGGTGTCCAGTATCTCCAGTCTTGCACCGCAATGTGGGCAACGGCACACCTTTTCGTTGCTCTCGTTCCATTGATAACCGCAATCCATACAGGTCGTTCCTCCATTTTTGGTGCGGTATGCGTAATGGCTGATACATTGACGGAATGCCCATAACTCCTGCTTCTTTGTCTGTGGCAGTAACCGTCCGTTGGCGGTTACTACCTTATGCTGTAATCTCGTTTTCGCTCTCATAGTCCTAAATCAAATAATGTCGGTTGTTCGGGTTCTTGTCTGACCGCTTTCGGGGTCGGCTTCGGTTTGCTGTTTCGCTGTTGGATTTTACGCAGTTCCTCGTTTTGGTAGGCTTTGAGTGCATTCTCCCTCGCTTCGGCTTGTTCTTCGGGAGATAGTTCTACTCTATGGTTGACTATCACTCCGCAGTTGACCGCCTTTCCCACTTCTAT
Proteins encoded in this region:
- a CDS encoding PcfJ domain-containing protein, giving the protein MRAKTRLQHKVVTANGRLLPQTKKQELWAFRQCISHYAYRTKNGGTTCMDCGYQWNESNEKVCRCPHCGARLEILDTKCRTFKDKAYYSTLATQDGLQVQRVFLMNANFRKGKKAEYYSMEIARYWVDDNGKTEITALKRTLGHYADTFVLDGCLELRRDNYVYRRIADCKVYPYYSATPKLRRNGLQGSLADIEPTRLIEALLTDSRAETMFKAGRKTDLNYFLQHSMYFDLYWNTYKIVLRNGYHITDISLWIDYIRLLERCGKDIHNAHYVCPLDLKSEHDRYQERARIIQEREEREEQRKKAKENEERFRELKSKFFGLSFTDGLIVVSVLESVDDYYKEGNALHHCVGQCEYYLKPQSLVFSARIDNQRVETIELSLETFKVLQSRGLCNKATEYHDRIIRLVQKNARQIRKRMTA